A region from the Vicia villosa cultivar HV-30 ecotype Madison, WI linkage group LG3, Vvil1.0, whole genome shotgun sequence genome encodes:
- the LOC131659005 gene encoding uncharacterized protein LOC131659005 → MEQLEHNQAALHEEVTQLKGTVDEIKGGMAQMLSFMKDIRDEQEKAREARNQYEEIPNDGNPLLGFVQGFDPRKSNAHSSKRVTRIHEEGEGSHEGFIPTTQKEGAPCTVRIPANIPPKDEDYVDLQYGEADETNQEPQHKQTQSDSEESARNSGQIKALEERLKAVEGYDEGETNAVVHQESRPPMSFPPQQNRFQGPPRKFDPLPTSRSEILKYLVSESLVELGPMPPPLPGKASPRFNPNERCEFHANSPGHTLEKCWAFRHKVQDLIESGAIAFDKPNVKTNPMPHHDGTVNTIEVVTKQELVQQRSSPIDSLKRYLLARGFILEHNEAFKDTLQRLMDQGLIQLKEHLEEEYVAMLERNESLIIPTQGAKKPLIIPYSKAPVIIPTQGNTRIIPVRAPYPMDKMKAVPWEYNSSTNVAVSNIIGPGGMTRSGRIFKTTQSNENLAPASNRTAATPTEEGSPKDKAAANKDAEEFLALIKKSDYRVVDQLQQTPSKISLLSLLVHSEKHRDALMKILNAAHVTKDITVNQFDGMVANLTAGACLGFSDHELPPQGKEHNKALHISIQCGKAHLSRVLIDTGSSLNVMPKATLDKIDLEGLVVRPSRLVVNAIDGSQSPVFGEVDLPVVVGPHTFCINFQVMEIEPAYTCLLGRPWIHAAGAVTSTLHQKVKFVDGNSIVIVNGEEDIFVSNLDSYRYIEAREGALETSFQALEIATVVTLPIEKIRRTVTSWRDLQDIKMEGWGKIPEVQEKRDRLVLGCQQTKKAAKEEQRFPPIVQTFVTGGYEHVSMISSMEGTSNFIRMIRPGEQLQNWTSLEIPEIVYISK, encoded by the exons atggaacaactagagcataATCAAGCCGCCCTTCACGAAGAAGTAACTCAGTTGAAAGGTACTGTAGATGAGATTAAGGGAGGAATGGCTCAGATGTTGAGTTTCATGAAGGACATCAGGGATGAACAGGAAAAGGCTAGGGAAGCTCGGAATCAGTATGAGGAAATACCGAACGATGGCAACCCGCTGTTAGGATTTGTTCAGGGCTTCGACCCTCGCAAATCAAATGCTCACTCCTCTAAGAGAGTTACCAGAatccatgaagagggagaaggtTCCCATGAAGGATTCATTCCCACCACTCAGAAAGAGGGGGCGCCTTGCACGGTTCGCATCCCTGCTAACATTCCACCTAAGGATGAGGATTACGTGGATTTACAATATGGGGAGGCGGATGAAACAAACCAGGAACCCCAACATAAGCAAACCCAATCTGATTCTGAAGAAAGTGCTAGAaatagtggacaaatcaaggcgctagaagaaaGGCTGAAAGCAGTAGAAGGATATGAT gaaggggaaaCCAATGCAGTGGTGCACCAAGAATCGAGACCTCCTATGTCATTCCCACCTCAACAAAACAGGTTCCAAGGTCCTCCAAGGAAATTCGATCCTTTGCCTACTTCCAGAAGTGAAATACTAAAATACTTGGTGAGCGAGTCATTGGTAGAGCTCGGGCCTATGCCACCTCCGCTTCCCGGAAAAGCTTCACCCAGGTTCAACCCTAATGAAAGGTGCGAATTTCATGCTAATTCCCCCGGACACACATTGGAAAAGTGTTGGGCTTTCAGACACAAGGTTCAGGATTTGATAgaatcaggggcaatcgcctttgacaaacctaatgtgaaaacaaatcccaTGCCTCATCATGATGGCACAGTCAATACAATCGAGGTCGTTACTAAGCAAGAGTTAGTTCAACAACGGAGCTCCCCCATAGAttcccttaagaggtatctactagCAAGGGGGTTCATCCTGGAACATAACGAGGCTTTTAAGGACACTCTGcaaaggctcatggatcaaggacTGATTCAGCTGAAGGAACATCtggaagaggaatatgtggctaTGCTAGAAAGAAACGAGTCGTTGATAATACCCACCCAAGGGGCAAAGAAGCCATTAATTATCCCCTATTCTAAGGCACCGGTGATAATACCCACACAAGGGAACACTAGAATAATCCCTGTCAGAGCTCCATACCCTATGGACAAAATGAAAGCAGTCCCTTGGGAATACAATTCTAGTACCAATGTTGCCGTGTCAAACATTATCGGACCTGGGGGCATGACTCGTAGCGGTCGTATATTCAAAACTACACAATCTAATGAGAACTTGGCGCCAGCCAGTAATCGGACTGCCGCAACACCAACTGAAGAAGGCTCTCCCAAGGATAAGGCAGCCGCTAATAAGGATGCTGAAGAATTCTTAGCATTAAtcaagaagagtgattatagagtggtggaCCAGTTACAACAAACACCATCTAAAATATCGCTCCTCTCATTACTGGTACACTCCGAGAAGCATCGAGAcgccttgatgaaaatcctgaatgcTGCCCATGTGACTAAAGACATCACTGTGAACCAATTCGATGGAATGGTGGCTAACCTCACGGCCGGGGCATGTCTGGGGTTCAGTGATCATGAACTACCTCCACAAGGGAAGGAGCATAACAAAGCCTTGCACATCTCTATACAATGTGGGAAAGCTCACCTATCAagggttctgattgatacaggctcgtcactaaatgtgatgccaaaagctacCCTCGATAAAATAGATTTGGAAGGCCTAGTGGTTAGACCAAGTCGTCTAGTGGTTAATGCCATCGATGGATCACAAAGCCCAGTGTTCGGAGAAGTAGACCTCCCTGTTGTAGTCGGCCCTCATactttctgcatcaatttccaagtaatgGAGATTGAACCTGCTTACACCTGCTTATTGGGACGTCCCTGGATTCATGCtgctggggcagttacctctactctgcatcagaaagtaaaatttgtggatgGAAACTCTATAGTGATCGTCAATGGGGAGGAAGATATATTTGTTAGCAATCTGGACTCGTACCGATACATCGAGGCTAGAGAAGGGGCATTAGAGACTTCGTTCCAAGCACTAGAGATCGCAACTGTTGTCACGCTACCAATCGAGAAAATACGAAGGAcggtaacatcctggagagatTTGCAAGACATTAAAATGGAAGGATGGGGCAAGATTCCAGAAGTGCAAGAGAAAAGAGATCGTCTGGTGTTAGGATGTCAACAAACAAAGAAGGCTGCAAAGGAAGAGCAACGATTCCCTCCGATCGTGCAAACTTTCGTCACAGGCGGATACGAGCATGTATCCATGATATCTAGCATGGAGGGTACATCCAATTTCATCCGAATGATCAGACCAGGAGAACAGCTCcaaaattggacaagcctggagataccagaGATAGTTtatatttcaaagtaa